One stretch of Cohnella algarum DNA includes these proteins:
- a CDS encoding reverse transcriptase domain-containing protein, with the protein MRWYFRNSGSRTIKDGRVISLIHKYLRAGVVVKHKFEDTEIGVPQGGNLSPILSNIMLNELDKELEARGHRFVRYADDMLIFCRSRRSAERTLTKILPYIEKKLFLKVNREKTIVDDATKVKFLGFSFYQSKGETRVRIHPKSVSKMKAKVKELTSRSNGMGNTDRALKLRRYIMGWVNYFKLADMKQLLQTTDKWMRRRIRMVFWKQWKRVRTKLERLISLGIHEQKAWEYANTRKGYWRISNSPILSKSLGNNRLKNLGFLFFSDYYRQVTAHS; encoded by the coding sequence ATGAGGTGGTACTTTCGTAATTCAGGTTCAAGAACGATCAAAGACGGACGAGTGATCTCGCTCATCCATAAGTATCTCCGGGCGGGAGTCGTCGTGAAGCATAAGTTTGAGGACACGGAAATCGGCGTACCGCAGGGAGGGAACCTAAGTCCGATTCTCAGCAATATCATGCTGAATGAATTGGACAAGGAACTGGAAGCAAGAGGACATCGATTCGTGCGATACGCAGACGATATGCTCATATTCTGCCGGAGCAGGAGGAGTGCGGAGCGTACCCTGACGAAAATTCTCCCTTACATCGAGAAGAAGTTGTTTCTCAAGGTAAACCGGGAGAAAACGATTGTGGACGATGCGACAAAAGTTAAATTTCTTGGCTTCTCATTCTACCAGAGCAAAGGGGAAACGCGGGTCAGAATCCATCCCAAATCCGTATCCAAGATGAAAGCTAAAGTGAAAGAGCTAACGTCGAGAAGCAACGGAATGGGCAACACCGACCGGGCGCTGAAGCTTAGGCGTTACATCATGGGATGGGTAAATTATTTCAAGCTTGCTGACATGAAACAACTACTCCAAACCACTGATAAATGGATGAGAAGGCGTATCCGAATGGTCTTCTGGAAGCAATGGAAACGAGTGAGGACGAAACTCGAAAGGCTTATATCGCTCGGAATTCATGAACAGAAGGCGTGGGAATACGCAAACACAAGAAAGGGCTATTGGAGAATCTCCAATAGCCCAATCCTCTCGAAGTCCCTCGGTAACAATAGGCTGAAGAACCTCGGATTCCTTTTCTTTTCTGATTATTATCGACAAGTTACTGCGCATTCCTAA
- a CDS encoding IS1380 family transposase — MKSTTKIASLKTAFSMRNATNFAGSKVILGFLENIGLNQALRSLGLAKAANAIFPTHRILQMLIIGWILGCERLFHFKSLQGDALIAQALGGRVPHHTLLNKELLRLGKAHDHLAPALRNLNVEIIAPQLPDSLILDLDSTVETVYGNQQGAEVGFNSQKRGRKSYHPLLVYEGQSRMLVNAALRPGNTSSSTDVLSFARQTLALLESHHVRYARFDKGFGGEDFYAFWESRQIGYVGKLKWTSRLQDQVKTCAHWTRFVDEDWIIEGIVLAYQAIGWKKMRRVAVIRKMPRWDGDQSQLELDLLWQYEAMVTTEEWEAIDVWRFYNQRCCMENYIKEGKNGFAIHRIPTQSFAANEIDLLLKLLAYNLFERFKHHCCEPIHRSYTIQRFRRTFFVCAGVFVQHARQMTLKLSTSFQNQWAWRRMERKSILLE; from the coding sequence GTGAAGTCTACCACAAAAATCGCGTCATTGAAAACGGCATTTTCTATGAGAAATGCAACAAATTTTGCAGGAAGCAAGGTGATCCTCGGATTTCTTGAAAACATCGGTTTGAATCAAGCCCTTCGGAGCCTTGGACTAGCCAAAGCGGCGAATGCCATCTTTCCGACGCATCGCATTCTGCAGATGCTCATCATCGGCTGGATTTTGGGCTGCGAACGTCTCTTTCATTTCAAATCCCTACAAGGTGATGCCTTGATCGCCCAGGCGCTGGGCGGCCGGGTGCCGCATCACACATTGTTAAACAAGGAATTGCTTCGTCTGGGCAAAGCCCACGACCATTTAGCGCCAGCCCTGCGAAACCTGAATGTCGAAATCATTGCACCGCAGCTACCCGACTCCTTGATTCTCGATCTGGATTCGACTGTTGAGACGGTGTACGGCAACCAGCAGGGAGCGGAAGTCGGTTTTAACAGTCAGAAGCGCGGCCGAAAGAGCTATCATCCCCTTCTCGTGTACGAAGGGCAGTCGCGAATGCTAGTGAATGCCGCGCTGCGTCCCGGCAACACGAGCAGTTCGACCGACGTCCTTTCGTTTGCCCGGCAAACGCTGGCGTTGTTGGAATCCCACCACGTACGCTATGCCCGGTTTGACAAAGGCTTTGGCGGAGAAGACTTCTACGCGTTCTGGGAGTCCCGTCAGATCGGCTACGTCGGCAAGCTGAAATGGACAAGTCGTCTCCAGGACCAAGTCAAAACCTGTGCGCATTGGACACGCTTTGTGGACGAGGACTGGATCATTGAAGGCATCGTGCTGGCCTACCAAGCGATCGGTTGGAAGAAGATGCGTCGTGTTGCTGTCATCCGCAAAATGCCGCGTTGGGACGGGGATCAGTCTCAGTTGGAACTGGATTTGCTTTGGCAATACGAAGCCATGGTCACAACGGAGGAATGGGAAGCCATCGATGTGTGGCGGTTCTACAACCAGCGCTGCTGCATGGAGAACTACATCAAGGAAGGCAAGAATGGCTTTGCCATCCACCGCATTCCAACGCAGTCGTTTGCCGCCAATGAAATCGACCTGCTCTTAAAGCTGCTCGCCTATAATCTCTTTGAGCGATTCAAGCATCATTGTTGTGAGCCGATTCACCGATCCTACACCATCCAGCGGTTCCGGCGAACGTTTTTTGTTTGTGCAGGTGTGTTTGTCCAGCATGCCCGCCAAATGACATTGAAACTGAGTACGTCTTTCCAAAACCAGTGGGCATGGCGACGAATGGAGCGAAAAAGTATTTTATTGGAATAA
- a CDS encoding reverse transcriptase domain-containing protein: protein MKVTETGAKGSQLLTEDSLQKNSAEHEGYAGVHSPARITETDDTNATESKDRLLEKIVSRDNLNEAFKRVKANKGSHGIDGMGVDELLQYLRDNGETIKQLILGGKYRPNPVRRVEIPKENGKKRNLGIPTVVDRVIQQAIAQVLTPIYERQFSDNSYGFRPKRSAHHAMKRSQQYVQEGYRYVVDMDLEKYFDTVNQSKLIEVLST, encoded by the coding sequence ATGAAAGTTACCGAAACAGGAGCCAAGGGCAGCCAACTTCTAACGGAAGACTCTTTGCAAAAGAATAGTGCGGAACACGAAGGATATGCGGGAGTGCACAGTCCTGCGAGGATAACCGAAACCGACGACACCAACGCAACCGAGTCGAAGGACCGGTTGCTTGAGAAAATCGTTAGCAGGGACAACTTGAACGAAGCATTCAAGAGAGTCAAAGCGAACAAGGGATCGCACGGAATCGACGGGATGGGAGTAGATGAACTTCTACAATATCTCAGAGACAACGGCGAGACCATCAAGCAACTGATCTTGGGCGGCAAGTACCGCCCGAATCCCGTTCGAAGGGTAGAGATTCCCAAAGAGAACGGAAAGAAGAGAAACCTTGGCATTCCAACAGTGGTTGACCGAGTCATCCAGCAGGCAATCGCCCAAGTGCTTACGCCAATTTATGAGAGGCAGTTTTCAGACAACAGCTACGGATTCCGACCCAAACGGAGCGCACACCACGCGATGAAACGAAGCCAACAATACGTGCAAGAGGGATATCGTTACGTGGTGGATATGGACTTGGAGAAATACTTTGACACCGTCAACCAAAGCAAGCTCATCGAGGTGCTTTCAACCTAA
- a CDS encoding AraC family transcriptional regulator, whose protein sequence is MNWLANLNEAMRYIEENLAEEVDLKEAARLARCSEYHLSRMFSFLAGIPLSEYIRRRRLTLAAFDLQTGGSRIMDVAVKYGYSSADAFSRAFQGLHGIPPSSVKSHGPSLKAYPRLTFQLTIQGGDAMKYRIVEKEPFRIVGLRRRVPIQFNGVNPEIESMWKSLTGDDIDRLKRLSNVEPPGLIQASTNFSEGRMEEKGELDHYIGTATTEECPESFASLDVPASAWAVFEAVGPFPDTLQNVWGRIYSEWFPSSGYEVAKGPEILWNESKDVASPTFKSEIWIPVLKKAH, encoded by the coding sequence ATGAACTGGCTTGCGAATTTGAATGAGGCCATGCGTTATATTGAAGAAAACCTTGCCGAAGAGGTAGACCTCAAAGAAGCGGCGAGGCTGGCACGCTGTTCCGAATATCATTTGTCCAGAATGTTCTCGTTTCTTGCGGGCATCCCGCTGTCGGAGTACATTCGCCGCAGACGCCTGACGCTTGCCGCGTTTGACCTTCAAACCGGGGGTTCAAGAATTATGGACGTGGCGGTCAAATACGGATACAGCTCGGCGGACGCCTTTTCCAGGGCCTTTCAAGGCTTGCACGGCATTCCGCCCTCTTCGGTAAAGTCGCATGGCCCGTCCTTGAAAGCCTATCCTCGCCTGACCTTTCAATTAACCATTCAGGGAGGCGATGCCATGAAATACCGTATCGTAGAGAAAGAACCGTTTCGGATCGTGGGCCTCAGGAGAAGGGTGCCGATTCAATTTAACGGCGTGAACCCCGAAATCGAGTCCATGTGGAAAAGCCTGACCGGCGACGACATCGACAGGCTCAAACGGCTCTCGAATGTCGAACCTCCGGGCCTGATTCAAGCGTCGACGAATTTTTCCGAGGGGCGAATGGAGGAAAAAGGAGAGCTTGACCACTATATCGGCACGGCCACGACCGAAGAGTGCCCCGAATCTTTCGCGAGTTTGGACGTTCCGGCTTCCGCATGGGCCGTATTCGAAGCTGTCGGACCTTTTCCCGATACGCTGCAAAATGTCTGGGGACGCATCTATTCCGAATGGTTTCCCTCCTCCGGCTACGAGGTGGCGAAGGGACCGGAAATCTTATGGAACGAGAGCAAGGACGTCGCTTCGCCGACCTTCAAAAGCGAAATTTGGATCCCGGTTTTGAAAAAAGCTCACTGA
- a CDS encoding sigma-70 family RNA polymerase sigma factor has translation MAKDLEEIYKSYAKSVYRYLLSLTHDKDLAEELTGETFYRAVYSIHTYNGSCKISVWLCQIAKHVWYQELGKRKRHLNQELREDIPSPNMSPEEASLFQIDKMDLYRAIHQLSEPMREIVHMRITGEFSFAEIGEILGKSENWARVTFYRLRRARL, from the coding sequence GTGGCGAAGGATTTGGAGGAAATCTATAAAAGTTATGCCAAAAGCGTTTACCGATATTTGCTCAGCCTTACGCATGATAAAGATTTAGCCGAGGAATTGACGGGGGAAACCTTTTACCGCGCCGTATACTCGATACATACCTATAACGGTTCCTGCAAAATAAGCGTTTGGCTTTGCCAAATCGCCAAGCATGTGTGGTATCAGGAGCTTGGGAAAAGAAAAAGGCATCTGAACCAGGAGCTGCGCGAGGACATTCCTTCGCCGAATATGTCGCCGGAGGAAGCCAGCCTGTTCCAGATCGACAAAATGGATTTGTATCGCGCTATTCACCAATTGAGCGAACCGATGCGGGAAATTGTCCATATGCGGATAACCGGCGAATTTTCCTTCGCGGAAATAGGCGAAATCCTGGGCAAAAGCGAAAACTGGGCGCGTGTCACTTTCTACCGGCTTCGGCGAGCGCGATTATAA
- a CDS encoding DUF4386 domain-containing protein: MEQSALYRFMMVHNNLQEARMMTQDRRNGILIGIFYIVAAVSSIIAVISYEPVLSEQWYMSAANGFKTRVLLGVVNDLLLVVSAVGTAAMLFPYLRRWNEQIALGHLCFRFMEAILIAIGVVSILGLLQLSIHYEANGLANKENLLEIGYMLQAFHRWTSMLGPNFMLGINTVLYSYLLFRTGLVPRPLALFGMVTAVLVFVAGLLEMFGIVEPLSAAKGFIALPVGVYEMSLAVWLIAKGFHKQNLEKLTGR, translated from the coding sequence ATGGAGCAAAGCGCTCTCTATCGCTTCATGATGGTCCATAATAACCTCCAGGAGGCAAGAATGATGACGCAAGACAGAAGAAACGGAATTCTGATCGGCATTTTTTATATTGTAGCTGCGGTCTCTTCGATCATCGCCGTTATTTCTTACGAGCCGGTATTGTCGGAACAATGGTACATGTCCGCGGCAAACGGATTTAAAACAAGGGTACTGCTCGGCGTCGTGAACGATCTGCTGCTCGTGGTGTCGGCCGTAGGCACGGCGGCGATGCTGTTTCCGTATCTTCGCCGTTGGAATGAACAGATCGCTTTAGGACATCTGTGCTTCCGATTTATGGAAGCCATTCTTATCGCAATCGGCGTGGTAAGCATTTTAGGTTTGTTGCAGCTCAGTATCCATTATGAGGCTAACGGCTTGGCAAATAAAGAAAATCTTCTCGAGATCGGATACATGCTGCAAGCTTTCCACCGTTGGACGTCGATGTTGGGCCCGAACTTTATGTTGGGGATCAATACCGTCTTGTACAGCTACTTGCTTTTCCGAACGGGGTTGGTGCCCCGACCGTTAGCGCTGTTCGGCATGGTTACGGCCGTGCTCGTATTCGTGGCGGGACTTTTGGAAATGTTCGGTATCGTGGAACCTCTCTCCGCGGCCAAAGGATTCATTGCCCTGCCCGTGGGCGTATATGAGATGAGCTTGGCCGTCTGGCTGATCGCGAAGGGGTTTCATAAGCAAAATCTCGAAAAGCTGACCGGAAGGTGA
- a CDS encoding helix-turn-helix transcriptional regulator, which yields MDHHEAIESALLHIENNLDQPLSLESVAAAFNMSKFYFHRLFSAMMGCSLNQYILSRRLNASLKLIQAGRVPLTDIAYQLNFGTPSSFTRAFKRQYGVAPSSLKAKSSILPASPVPAVVKRPIKNINGDVVADFTLAEFESIRLSGIAFEVDLATDDYKAKIRSRSDQLLKEIDQTVNGPGYVVYSNCQPDSTRFKVLFGIPGDIRIEKPFYFTVDVPQLFCARFNYFGDLLEIGDVLKTDYARFLKISRQETEDSPIELIQAFDDVRRLDSAYRIYAPVKKLPMDSECEEL from the coding sequence ATGGACCATCATGAAGCGATAGAGAGCGCTTTGCTCCATATCGAGAACAACTTAGACCAGCCTTTATCCCTGGAATCGGTGGCCGCTGCCTTCAACATGTCCAAGTTTTACTTTCACCGGCTTTTTTCCGCTATGATGGGTTGTTCTTTGAATCAATACATCCTGTCCAGAAGATTGAACGCCTCGCTGAAGCTCATTCAAGCCGGGCGGGTTCCGCTAACCGATATCGCTTACCAGCTGAACTTCGGAACTCCATCCTCTTTCACCCGCGCTTTCAAACGCCAATACGGCGTGGCTCCAAGCTCTCTGAAAGCCAAAAGTTCGATCTTGCCTGCAAGTCCGGTGCCTGCCGTCGTGAAAAGACCGATTAAAAACATCAACGGCGATGTCGTCGCGGATTTTACCCTGGCGGAGTTCGAATCCATCCGATTGAGCGGGATCGCCTTCGAGGTTGACCTGGCAACGGACGATTACAAAGCGAAAATTCGGTCCCGTTCGGACCAGCTGTTAAAAGAGATCGATCAAACCGTCAACGGCCCCGGTTATGTCGTTTATTCGAATTGCCAGCCCGATTCGACCCGTTTCAAGGTTCTGTTCGGAATTCCTGGCGACATCCGGATCGAGAAGCCGTTTTATTTTACCGTTGACGTGCCGCAGCTGTTCTGTGCCCGATTCAACTACTTCGGCGATCTCCTCGAGATCGGCGATGTCCTCAAAACGGATTACGCAAGGTTTTTGAAAATTTCCAGGCAGGAAACGGAGGACTCGCCGATCGAACTGATTCAGGCTTTCGACGATGTCCGCCGGCTTGATTCTGCTTACCGCATCTATGCGCCGGTCAAAAAATTGCCGATGGACTCGGAATGCGAAGAGCTCTGA
- a CDS encoding GNAT family N-acetyltransferase, giving the protein MTITIKRCMLDDLVLLQEVGAETFNETFEDQNSPENMKAYLEKAFDLNQLEKELSNPSSAFYLIYSNEELAGYLKVNDDDAQTEMMGQDSLEVERIYIRKKFHKQGLGKYLLNKAMDIAAERNKAKIWLGVWEKNENAIAFYEKMGFVRTGAHSFHMGDEEQTDFIMTKKLHGER; this is encoded by the coding sequence ATGACGATAACGATAAAAAGATGCATGCTTGACGATCTCGTCCTGCTTCAGGAAGTCGGCGCTGAAACCTTTAATGAGACCTTCGAAGATCAAAATTCCCCCGAGAATATGAAAGCCTACCTGGAAAAAGCTTTTGACTTGAACCAGTTGGAGAAAGAGCTGTCGAATCCCTCTTCGGCATTTTATTTGATTTACTCGAATGAAGAACTGGCCGGGTATTTGAAGGTAAACGACGATGATGCTCAAACTGAAATGATGGGCCAGGATTCGCTTGAAGTCGAAAGAATTTATATCCGAAAAAAATTTCATAAACAGGGCCTTGGCAAATATCTGCTGAATAAAGCGATGGACATAGCGGCGGAACGGAATAAAGCGAAAATCTGGCTAGGGGTTTGGGAAAAGAACGAGAACGCCATTGCCTTTTATGAAAAAATGGGGTTTGTCCGGACGGGAGCCCATTCTTTCCATATGGGCGATGAAGAACAAACCGATTTTATCATGACCAAAAAGCTCCACGGCGAACGCTAG
- a CDS encoding SDR family NAD(P)-dependent oxidoreductase — protein MNKVRRDNIAAITGASAGIGLALTRKLLSEDWQVVALNRSDFPPDDRTIREAVKSGRLRVYKTADLADYASLRRTLEEIKSKERRIDILFNNAGGSFPELSYSKQGREKHYELMTVVPYIILMELKELLKNGRLKTVINTSSAALKFTKEFTIETLESPKIFRKLIGPYATSKLALSLWTQAIAPQLAKDGIKIRSVDPGSNNTLRKGKKSGLPLLVFPLMKLFFSPPTHGANKLYEGALGEHRNETGVFLLKGRVAELKFKDQARNVLERIQAIYEREFLRVAPGFYEN, from the coding sequence ATGAACAAGGTACGACGCGACAATATCGCGGCGATTACGGGCGCAAGCGCCGGGATCGGGCTGGCCTTAACCCGGAAATTGCTGTCGGAGGATTGGCAGGTGGTCGCTTTGAACCGCTCCGACTTTCCGCCGGACGATAGGACAATCCGGGAAGCGGTCAAGAGCGGACGGCTTCGAGTGTATAAAACGGCCGATCTTGCCGATTATGCCAGCTTGAGACGGACTTTGGAAGAAATCAAAAGCAAGGAGCGGCGAATCGATATTTTGTTCAACAACGCCGGCGGGTCCTTTCCCGAGCTGAGCTATTCGAAACAAGGACGCGAAAAGCATTATGAGCTGATGACGGTCGTCCCGTATATCATTCTGATGGAACTAAAGGAACTCCTGAAAAACGGCCGCTTAAAAACGGTAATCAACACCTCGTCTGCGGCGTTAAAATTTACGAAAGAGTTTACGATTGAAACGCTGGAGAGCCCGAAAATTTTCCGCAAGCTGATCGGTCCTTACGCCACCTCGAAGCTGGCGCTTTCGCTGTGGACTCAGGCCATCGCGCCGCAGCTTGCCAAGGACGGCATCAAGATCCGCAGCGTAGACCCGGGCAGCAACAATACATTAAGAAAAGGGAAAAAATCCGGCCTTCCCCTATTGGTGTTCCCGTTGATGAAGCTGTTTTTCTCGCCGCCAACCCACGGCGCAAACAAGCTGTACGAGGGCGCTCTCGGGGAACATCGCAATGAGACCGGCGTGTTTCTGCTGAAAGGCCGGGTTGCGGAATTAAAATTCAAGGATCAAGCGCGGAACGTTCTGGAAAGGATTCAGGCGATTTACGAACGCGAATTTTTACGGGTTGCCCCTGGCTTTTACGAAAATTGA
- a CDS encoding MerR family transcriptional regulator, translating into MKYFSIGEASAQSSIPESALRYYEKKGLLPLVERDEAGRRLFSERQMALLQAVTCLKNTHMPISDIKQYMEWVVEGDATIERRLDMMKAHRQKVLDEISLMTQYLQGIDEKIERYHKQIEAMR; encoded by the coding sequence ATGAAGTATTTTTCCATCGGCGAAGCTTCAGCCCAGTCCAGCATTCCGGAATCCGCATTGCGGTATTATGAGAAGAAAGGGCTCCTTCCTCTGGTCGAGCGCGACGAAGCGGGCAGACGGTTATTTTCGGAACGTCAGATGGCGCTCCTTCAAGCCGTTACTTGCTTAAAAAATACGCACATGCCAATAAGCGACATTAAGCAGTATATGGAATGGGTTGTAGAAGGAGATGCCACCATCGAACGCCGGCTTGACATGATGAAAGCGCACAGGCAGAAAGTTTTGGATGAAATTTCATTGATGACGCAGTACCTGCAAGGAATTGATGAAAAGATTGAACGCTACCATAAACAAATCGAGGCGATGCGGTGA
- a CDS encoding SDR family oxidoreductase, translated as MKLSGNTILITGGGSGIGLSFAERFMNAGNRVIVCGRRENALQQAKEKLPGLITRVSDLDLESDRIALFDWVTGSFPEVNVLVNNAGTQQRFNVLKTDAKNDWDYYRKEITTNLDAPVHLSMLFAPYFATKETAAILNVTSGLAFTPFAIAPIYSATKAALHSFTMSLRHQLSDTSVEVIEVAPPAVNTDLGGAGLHVQGEPLDEFSDGIFSQLAEGKQEIGYGTSAARLRMSRDEIDAYTEKMYQATKSLLE; from the coding sequence ATGAAGCTTTCCGGCAATACCATACTGATTACGGGCGGCGGCTCCGGAATAGGGCTTTCGTTTGCGGAACGATTTATGAACGCGGGGAATCGGGTAATCGTTTGCGGCCGGCGCGAAAACGCGCTCCAACAAGCCAAGGAAAAACTGCCCGGCCTTATTACTCGCGTAAGCGATCTCGATTTGGAATCGGATCGTATCGCGTTGTTTGACTGGGTAACTGGGAGCTTTCCGGAAGTCAACGTGTTGGTGAATAATGCCGGAACCCAACAACGCTTTAATGTGCTCAAAACGGATGCGAAAAACGATTGGGATTATTACCGCAAAGAAATTACCACGAACTTAGACGCCCCTGTCCATCTGTCCATGCTGTTTGCTCCTTATTTTGCGACCAAAGAAACGGCGGCCATCCTAAACGTTACATCCGGACTGGCTTTTACGCCTTTCGCGATTGCCCCGATCTATTCGGCAACCAAAGCGGCGCTTCATTCCTTTACCATGAGTCTCAGACATCAGCTTTCCGATACGTCCGTCGAAGTCATTGAAGTCGCTCCTCCCGCCGTGAATACCGATCTCGGAGGGGCAGGATTGCATGTCCAAGGAGAACCGCTGGACGAATTCTCGGACGGAATATTCAGCCAATTGGCCGAAGGCAAGCAGGAAATCGGGTATGGCACTTCTGCCGCCCGCTTGCGCATGTCTCGAGACGAAATAGACGCATACACGGAGAAAATGTATCAGGCAACGAAAAGCTTGCTGGAATAA
- a CDS encoding TetR family transcriptional regulator, which translates to METAHRMVVEHGMEKVNLSKVGSELGTTHAAIYKYFSGKEELWTELALSWLDRELARIFPFDTDKYSSTKDIVHDWLWIVSQSKYEAYVREPEMFKLYTAYIDRNPAVLARHIGDLAGSLKAASGIEDTGRLHAILLAFSYFSAPAYADNWLRMDFKAEFEAVWKLIEAGINEW; encoded by the coding sequence TTGGAAACCGCACATCGAATGGTCGTCGAACACGGGATGGAGAAAGTGAATCTGTCCAAGGTCGGCTCCGAGCTGGGGACGACTCACGCTGCGATCTACAAGTATTTTTCGGGCAAGGAAGAGTTGTGGACCGAGCTTGCATTGTCGTGGCTGGACCGTGAACTGGCGAGGATTTTTCCATTTGACACGGATAAGTATTCGTCTACGAAGGACATCGTGCACGACTGGCTATGGATCGTAAGCCAATCGAAATATGAAGCTTATGTGCGAGAGCCGGAAATGTTTAAGCTGTATACGGCCTATATCGATCGAAATCCGGCGGTACTCGCTCGGCACATCGGCGATTTGGCGGGCAGCTTGAAGGCGGCGAGCGGCATTGAGGACACTGGGCGTCTGCATGCGATTTTGTTGGCTTTTTCTTATTTTTCCGCGCCGGCTTACGCGGACAATTGGCTGAGGATGGATTTCAAAGCCGAATTCGAAGCGGTCTGGAAACTGATCGAAGCGGGGATAAACGAGTGGTAA
- a CDS encoding SDR family oxidoreductase yields MKLSNRTIVITGGTSGIGLAFALKLLSLGNKVIVIGRNQATLDQATTKHKGLIGLQGDVSNANSVREMAAFLRDRYPEASILFNSAGIMRAFELMDDNLDLERTTAEVDTNLNGTIWMTEALLPQLAQQDEAMIVTVSSGLSYVTSPIHPVYSATKAGVHMFTDALRIQLKKSGKNIHVMELVPPLVAETNLESDSQSGGRAPNMSLDTLVNHGIRGMERNKKRVVPGFSKFLRFAGKYFPDALSNAMARG; encoded by the coding sequence ATGAAGCTTTCAAATCGTACGATCGTCATTACCGGCGGCACTTCGGGCATCGGACTTGCATTCGCCTTGAAATTGCTGAGTCTTGGCAATAAAGTTATCGTCATCGGCCGGAATCAAGCAACACTCGATCAAGCGACAACCAAACATAAGGGGCTTATCGGGCTGCAAGGCGATGTCTCCAATGCGAACTCCGTTCGCGAAATGGCCGCATTCCTTCGGGACCGCTACCCGGAAGCCTCGATCTTGTTCAACTCGGCAGGGATTATGCGCGCATTCGAACTGATGGACGATAACCTCGATTTGGAGCGAACTACCGCGGAGGTTGACACGAACTTAAACGGGACCATCTGGATGACGGAAGCGCTGCTCCCGCAATTGGCCCAACAAGACGAAGCCATGATCGTAACCGTAAGCTCCGGTCTTTCCTACGTCACTTCGCCCATTCATCCCGTCTATTCGGCTACTAAGGCAGGAGTTCATATGTTTACCGACGCGCTGCGAATCCAACTCAAGAAATCAGGAAAAAATATCCACGTTATGGAGCTTGTCCCGCCCCTCGTTGCGGAAACCAATCTTGAATCGGACAGCCAAAGCGGCGGCCGCGCTCCCAATATGAGCCTGGATACGCTCGTGAACCACGGAATCCGAGGAATGGAGCGCAACAAAAAAAGGGTTGTTCCGGGCTTCTCCAAATTTTTGCGCTTTGCCGGGAAATACTTTCCGGATGCCCTTTCGAATGCAATGGCTCGGGGGTGA
- a CDS encoding DinB family protein, with protein MDLEQRRAWNENHKLLTEIILKPNEHFRALELFLHHHALLHSSKMSNECIPTLEDVVLERLEERTFRRYPVNAPDTKNSIAWHLWHMARVEDMTMNILVADGQQVLHSDHWLQKLNIRFPHSGNSMSDDDIAELSSHIHIDALFEYRIAVGKQTRQIISSRQPGEFRDKIPDRRIKRLFEENAILPEASGIAEYWSKKTIAGLVLMPATRHNFLHLNKCVRIKNKWQKQTSKSNGFETSSRLR; from the coding sequence GTGGATTTGGAACAACGAAGGGCCTGGAATGAAAACCATAAGCTGTTAACCGAAATCATTCTAAAACCAAACGAACATTTCCGGGCGCTTGAATTATTTCTTCATCATCACGCTTTGTTGCATTCCTCAAAGATGAGCAACGAATGCATCCCTACATTGGAGGATGTCGTTCTGGAACGCCTGGAGGAACGTACATTCAGGAGATATCCGGTAAATGCTCCGGATACCAAAAATTCAATCGCGTGGCATCTCTGGCACATGGCAAGGGTCGAGGACATGACGATGAATATTTTGGTCGCTGACGGTCAGCAGGTGCTTCACTCCGATCATTGGCTGCAAAAATTGAACATCCGATTTCCCCATAGCGGCAACAGCATGAGCGATGACGATATCGCGGAATTAAGTTCGCATATTCATATAGATGCGCTTTTCGAATATAGAATCGCCGTGGGAAAACAAACGCGGCAAATCATTTCGTCACGGCAACCGGGCGAATTCAGAGACAAAATTCCAGATCGCAGAATCAAAAGGCTGTTCGAAGAAAACGCCATTCTTCCGGAAGCAAGCGGCATTGCCGAATATTGGAGCAAAAAAACGATTGCAGGACTCGTGTTAATGCCGGCAACAAGACATAACTTTTTACACTTGAACAAATGTGTCCGCATAAAGAATAAATGGCAAAAGCAAACTAGCAAATCAAATGGATTCGAGACTAGCTCCCGCCTCCGTTAA